A genomic region of Platichthys flesus chromosome 4, fPlaFle2.1, whole genome shotgun sequence contains the following coding sequences:
- the trarg1a gene encoding trafficking regulator of GLUT4 1 — MAINTDTDFQKSSLGEGGGIGGGGGGGIGGGGGAQLADSLETEKLLAVTTEPGGNGVKMSTSFTVNVGGDKGLDADQNGHGVGLRSGSVGQLTAAAPLSPSKASLSRSSTGNATVQETPKPKDYLLLVIFSCFCPVWPVSIVALVYSIMSRNSLQSGDMDGAKRLGKLARLLSIVSIILGVVIVIVYVSVAATQ, encoded by the exons ATGGCCATCAACACGGACACAGACTTCCAGAAGTCCAGCctgggtgaaggaggaggaataggaggaggaggaggaggaggaataggaggaggaggtggcgcaCAGTTGGCAGACTCTCTAGAGACGGAGAAGCTTCTGGCGGTGACAACCGAGCCCGGAGGCAACGGGGTAAAGATGTCCACCTCCTTCACGGTCAACGTGGGCGGAGACAAGGGCCTGGACGCCGACCAGAACGGCCACGGAGTCGGGCTGAGGTCGGGCTCCGTGGGGCAGCTGACCGCCGCCGCCCCGCTCTCCCCTTCCAAGGCCAGCCTGAGCCGCTCCTCCACCGGGAACGCCACCGTGCAGGAGACCCCGAAGCCCAAGGATTACCTGTTACTGgtcatcttctcctgcttctgcCCCGTGTGGCCCGTCAGCATCGTGGCTCTGGTCTACTCCATCATG TCCAGAAACAGTCTCCAGTCGGGCGACATGGACGGGGCCAAGAGGCTGGGTAAACTGGCTCGCCTGCTCAGCATCGTCTCCATCATCCTGGGCGTGGTCATCGTCATAGTCTACGTCTCCGTGGCAG CGACCCAATGA